The Chryseobacterium phocaeense genome includes the window AATTGCTTTTGAGGCTTCCGCAAGCTTCTCGTCAATCGTATAGGTTCCTTCATGAAAACCTATCACGGTGCCTACCGCAACATTTGAATTTTTTCCCTGAATATACTTTTTAATATCCGCTACATACTCCGGCCGGATCATCACTGCAAAAATACCATGGTCTATGGCTTCCTGAGCAAGATCTTTATCTACTTGTAATGTTTCTTCGTTTGAGATTCCTGACTGTGCAGGTGTTTTCAAATAGGTGGAATCCAAATATTGGGCAATGTTCATATCGTTATACTTTCAGTTGTCTGTAAATACCTTGCTCCAAAGATATGAAAGTTTCAGTTCTTGTTACCCCCTTCAGCTTCTGAAGTTTGTTCAGAATCTGCATCAGATGGTCATTATCCTTACAAAGGACTTTTAAAAATATCGTGTAGTTTCCTGTTGTATAATGAGCTTCTACAACCTCATTCACATCATGCAGGGATTTTACAACTTCGGGATAATGACTTGGCTGGTCTAAAAATACCCCGATATACGAAATGACCTTATACCCGATCTTTTTAGGATTAAGAAAAGAAATAGAGTTCTCGATAACTCCGGCGTGCTCCAGTTTTTTGATTCTTTGATGTACAGCTGTGGTGGAAATTCCAACATTTTTTGAAATGTGGGCCAGCGAAGTTTTCGCATTATCCATGAGCATGTAAATGATCTCTTTGTCAATTGAATCTAAATGATAACTTGTGTTGCTTGAATTTTTCATTTTCTACTTTTTTATTATTTATGTTTTTGCTTCTTTAAATTTTACAAAAACCGGAAAGTGGTCGCTATATCCGCCCAAGTACCGTGTACCGGCATAGGTTCGGAAGGGTCGTCCTTCAAAATTTCTTGTCCGGCTGCTTATTTTTTCAGAATTAAAAATCTGTGCATTCTGAAACACCAGGGTATCATTACCAAAGAGGGATTCGGACATGATAATCTGATCATAAAGCAGACCCGACTTATAATGAAAAGTAGAATAATTTCTTGTAGAGAACAACTCTAGAAAAGGGTTTACCAAGACCTTCTCATGATCGTTGTCATAGAGAATTTTTACTAATTTTTCATCATCAGGGTTTTCGTTAAAATCACCACACAATATCACATGTTCCTTTTCTTCATGTATAATTTTCACGATCCTTGCCTGGATCTCATTAAGAATAAAGTCTCTTTTGGGTTTATTAACGTCTTTTTCTCGCTTGGAGGGAAGATGGGCGATAAAAACATTAATAACAGTTCCTTTATATTTAATTTTAGAAAATAATACGTCTCTGGTTGTGTCGTAATTTTCTGTGTTTTTTTTATTTATAATTTCAAAGAAGAAGGTAATAGTTTCTGAATCTATAATTTCTACTTTGCTCTTATCATATAACAGTGCAACATCTACCTTTCTCTCATCCATAGAATTATAATGTACAATTCCATATTCCGAATTAAAAGGTTCCATTTCTACCAGGTCTTCCAGTACTTTCCTTCCGGAAACTTCGGACAAACCGATTAAAAATGGAAGAACACCATTTTCCTCCTTCATCAATTGGAAAACATGTGAAATTTTAAACAGCTTATTCTTATATCTCTTCTCGTCCCAGTTCCTCAGTCCCGATCTTGTAGGATCTAACCTGTGAACAGGTTTGGGATCAGGTAAAAATAGATTTTCGACATTGTAAAAAGAGAACATCTCCATCTGCACAATTGCTATCTTAAAATTATCATTTTCTTTTCCGTTGTAAATTTATTATTTTTTTTCAAATGACGTTAATTTATTTATAATATTTTTAAACTAATCTTATACAATAAATATAACAAGTGAATAAAAAACATTACCAGAAAAGCATTTCATGGTTAAAAATTTAAACTTTTTAAAGCTGTCTAAGTCCAAAAGGACATTAAAACGATACTTGTTTTTTAAATTAAAAAGAATAAATCTACAAAAAAAATAGAAATAAGCTAATATTTTTCTGTTATTTTAACTTTTGTATCCCTACTTATTCCATTTTTCCCACAACTTTACAGATATGCGAAAAAAAAAGCATAGGATTGATTGGTTTCAGTTATCTTTTTTAAAGTAAATCAGGACGTCTCTCTTGTGTGATTCTTACCGCTTCTTCATGCCGCCATTCTTCAATCCTCGCAAAATTTCCACTTAAAAGTACTTTGGGAACCTCCAGACCTTTGTACACTTCAGGCCTTGTATAAATAGGTGGAGAGAGAAGATCATCCTGGAAACTGTCTGTCAGTGCACTCTGCTCATCATTCAGAACTCCGGGAACCAGTCTTATGATGGAATCGGCCAGCACGCATGCCGCCAGCTCACCTCCCGTAAGAACATAATCCCCGATTGAAATTTCTTTGGTGATATGAAGATCACGCACCCTCTGGTCGATCCCTTTGTAATGACCACACAAAAAGATCAGGTTTTTTTTAATCGAAAGAGAATTGGCAATTTTCTGGTTCAGCGTAACGCCGTCCGGGGTAAGATAGATCACCTCATCATACTCCCTTTGAGCTTTAAGTTCAGAAATGCATTTATCCAGCGGTTCTATCATCATCACCATTCCTGCACCACCTCCATAAGGCTCATCATCAATCTGTCTGTGCTTATTAATAGCCCAGTCTCTCAAATGGTGAAAATGAACTTCTACGATTCCTTTATCCACTGCTCTTCTCAAAATAGAAGCTTGAAACGGACTTTCCATTAATTCCGGAAGCACGCTTATAATATCAATTCTCATTGTACTGTACTGTTTTTCTTATTAGGCGAAATAATTAATCTTAAGGAAGAGTCTTTATTGAAATAGCTCCACATCCAGTTGAAAAAGACGGCAAGTTTATTCCTTACACTCAGAATGAGCATCAGGTGCAAAAACATCCAAAAATACCACGCCAGGAATCCCTGGAACTTGATAAACGGAAGATCCACCACAGCTCT containing:
- a CDS encoding Lrp/AsnC ligand binding domain-containing protein, whose translation is MKNSSNTSYHLDSIDKEIIYMLMDNAKTSLAHISKNVGISTTAVHQRIKKLEHAGVIENSISFLNPKKIGYKVISYIGVFLDQPSHYPEVVKSLHDVNEVVEAHYTTGNYTIFLKVLCKDNDHLMQILNKLQKLKGVTRTETFISLEQGIYRQLKV
- a CDS encoding endonuclease/exonuclease/phosphatase family protein, which encodes MEMFSFYNVENLFLPDPKPVHRLDPTRSGLRNWDEKRYKNKLFKISHVFQLMKEENGVLPFLIGLSEVSGRKVLEDLVEMEPFNSEYGIVHYNSMDERKVDVALLYDKSKVEIIDSETITFFFEIINKKNTENYDTTRDVLFSKIKYKGTVINVFIAHLPSKREKDVNKPKRDFILNEIQARIVKIIHEEKEHVILCGDFNENPDDEKLVKILYDNDHEKVLVNPFLELFSTRNYSTFHYKSGLLYDQIIMSESLFGNDTLVFQNAQIFNSEKISSRTRNFEGRPFRTYAGTRYLGGYSDHFPVFVKFKEAKT
- the trmD gene encoding tRNA (guanosine(37)-N1)-methyltransferase TrmD, whose amino-acid sequence is MRIDIISVLPELMESPFQASILRRAVDKGIVEVHFHHLRDWAINKHRQIDDEPYGGGAGMVMMIEPLDKCISELKAQREYDEVIYLTPDGVTLNQKIANSLSIKKNLIFLCGHYKGIDQRVRDLHITKEISIGDYVLTGGELAACVLADSIIRLVPGVLNDEQSALTDSFQDDLLSPPIYTRPEVYKGLEVPKVLLSGNFARIEEWRHEEAVRITQERRPDLL